One segment of Cyprinus carpio isolate SPL01 chromosome A17, ASM1834038v1, whole genome shotgun sequence DNA contains the following:
- the LOC109073745 gene encoding polycomb group RING finger protein 5-A-like → MATHRKHLVRDFNRYITCSICRGYLIKPTAVTECLHTFCKSCIVQHFEESNECPECGIQVHETNPLEMLRLDKTLEEIIFKLVPGLREKEEQQESEFWRKNKIKSNGEDGPRAKKARLSDEEDHDGKGGDYHRSDPQIAICLDCLRNNGQSGESIVKGLMKKFIRCSTRVTVGTIKKFLCVKLKLPSSYELDVLCNGEIMGKDHTLEFIYRTRWRLQGDSAYPMVLEYRPRIDFG, encoded by the exons ATGGCGACCCACCGAAAGCACCTGGTCCGAGATTTCAACCGATATATCACCTGCTCTATTTGCCGTGGGTACCTGATAAAGCCCACCGCTGTCACAGAATGCCTGCACACTT TTTGTAAGAGTTGTATCGTTCAGCACTTTGAGGAGAGTAATGAGTGTCCGGAATGTGGGATACAAGTCCATGAAACTAACCCTTTAGAGATGCTGAG GCTAGATAAGACCCTGGAGGAGATCATCTTCAAGCTGGTGCCTGGGctaagagaga AGGAGGAACAACAGGAAAGTGAGTTTTGGAGAAAAAACAAGATCAAATCAAATGGAGAAG ATGGCCCTAGGGCTAAGAAAGCTCGCCTGAGTGATGAAGAGGACCATGATGGGAAAGGTGGAGACTACCACAGGAGTGATCCTCAGATCGCTATTTGTCTGGACTGTCTACGAAACAATGGCCAATCAGGAGAAAGCATAGTTAAG GGTTTAATGAAGAAATTCATCCGTTGCTCCACTCGTGTTACAGTGGGAACCATTAAGAAGTTCCTCTGTGTAAAATTAAAGCTGCCAAGCTCTTATGAg CTCGATGTTTTGTGTAACGGAGAGATCATGGGCAAAGACCACACCCTGGAATTCATCTACCGCACTCGCTGGAGACTTCAGGGTGACAGT GCTTACCCCATGGTTCTCGAGTACCGTCCAAGGATCGACTTTGGTTAA
- the LOC109073735 gene encoding ankyrin repeat domain-containing protein 1-like, which translates to MGLLRVEELITGKRGEGKVPGGACAEVFTAGEYETSIIQEKKYGLQAQQDLNDTTQNDIKPSEQNLKLNVDRSGQLKLETVEDLFNILLLRKRRKERKIQASKKQPEPDILPETVDQALFLKAVTENKLPVVEKYLSDGGDPNACDHFKRSALHKASAQGYIEIMQKLLESGASMDQKDKLDATVVHWACRGGSLPALELLLNKGAKFNSRDKLCSTPLHVAVRTGHYECAEHLIHCGADVNAKDREGDTPMHDAVRINRFKMIKLLMMHGASLNAQNNDGKTPMETLLSWQKGVKNILNNFNEEEAPYPNEQLSNIHPNAELL; encoded by the exons ATGGGACTGCTGCGCGTTGAAGAGTTG ATCACCGGGAAGAGAGGCGAGGGAAAGGTGCCAGGAGGTGCATGCGCAGAGGTGTTCACTGCAGGAGAATATGAAACCAGCATCATTCAGGAGAAAAAGTATGGACTTCAGGCACAACAGGACCTGAATGACACCACCCAGAATGACATCAAACCAAGCGAACAGAACCTCAAACTCAAT GTTGACCGATCAGGACAGCTAAAACTAGAAACTGTAGAAGACCTCTTCAACATTTTGCTGCTAAGGAAGaggagaaaggaaagaaagattcAAGCATCAAAGAAACAGCCAGAGCCTGATATCCTG CCAGAAACAGTGGACCAGGCTTTGTTCCTAAAGGCTGTCACAGAGAATAAATTGCCTGTTGTTGAGAAATATTTATCAGATGGTGGGGACCCCAATGCTTGTGATCAT tttaAGCGCTCAGCTCTGCATAAAGCCAGTGCCCAAGGTTACATAGAGATCATGCAGAAGCTCCTGGAGAGTGGAGCATCCATGGATCAAAAAGACAAG CTGGATGCCACAGTTGTGCACTGGGCCTGTAGAGGTGGAAGCCTGCCTGCCCTGGAGCTGCTTCTCAATAAAGGAGCCAAATTCAACTCCAGAGACAAG CTATGCAGCACTCCCCTCCATGTTGCCGTCAGGACGGGACATTATGAATGTGCTGAGCATCTCATTCATTGTGGAGCTGATGTAAATGCTAAAGATAGG GAGGGAGACACACCAATGCACGACGCAGTGAggataaatagatttaaaatgataaaactgcTGATGATGCATGGAGCCAGTCTAAATGCCCAAAACAAT GATGGAAAGACACCAATGGAGACTCTGCTTTCATGGCAAAAAGGTGTGAAAAACATCCTGAATAACTTTAATGAAGAGGAAGCACCGTATCCAAATGAACAACTTTCAAACATCCATCCCAATGCTGaattgttataa